A DNA window from Bacteroidota bacterium contains the following coding sequences:
- a CDS encoding SBBP repeat-containing protein, translating into MRTILFSMLWMLPGLTRLLAQSDPIAVSGLYSLGNDFQDRAYAVTVDDSGNTVMSGSASSAMVNFDLLGGSTPGEHPVPGNYLVRYRADQSVQWARYSGYSESRFVITHLETDRMNHTLVLGYYRGLVDIDFGQSGTEYLQEANYQPSFFLAQLDSNGKPIRHVEWVALSDSFDTYTGDRTFVTDLSLDENGNIYLAGYSGKCFYHAAVAQRYAS; encoded by the coding sequence ATGCGCACGATCCTGTTTTCGATGCTCTGGATGTTGCCGGGTCTGACGCGACTGCTTGCACAGTCGGATCCGATCGCGGTGTCCGGGCTTTATTCACTGGGCAATGATTTCCAGGACCGCGCCTATGCGGTCACCGTGGATGATAGCGGCAACACTGTTATGTCCGGTTCCGCCTCCAGTGCTATGGTTAATTTCGATCTGCTGGGAGGAAGTACGCCGGGCGAGCACCCGGTTCCCGGCAATTACCTCGTCCGCTATCGGGCGGACCAATCGGTGCAATGGGCTCGTTACTCCGGCTATTCGGAATCACGTTTCGTTATCACACACCTGGAGACTGATCGAATGAATCACACGCTCGTCCTGGGCTATTACCGGGGTCTGGTGGATATTGATTTCGGTCAAAGCGGAACCGAATACTTGCAGGAGGCCAACTATCAGCCATCCTTTTTCCTGGCGCAACTTGACAGCAACGGAAAACCGATCCGGCATGTTGAATGGGTGGCCCTGTCGGATAGTTTCGACACTTATACCGGTGATCGGACCTTTGTAACCGATCTTTCACTCGACGAAAACGGTAACATCTATCTGGCGGGGTACTCGGGGAAGTGTTTTTACCACGCAGCAGTTGCCCAACGATACGCTTCGTGA
- a CDS encoding gliding motility-associated C-terminal domain-containing protein, with product MLGDLALQASNTRTAPGSYHSKCIPPDGDGLNDTWQVRDTTGRFAARWQIFNRWGQEVSHGSFPGSGWTGTDERRQPCPDGVYFYILAIENSSIHQEERGWVKLIR from the coding sequence TTGCTTGGCGACCTCGCCTTGCAGGCTTCCAATACCAGAACCGCTCCCGGAAGTTATCATTCCAAATGTATTCCGCCAGATGGCGACGGACTGAACGACACCTGGCAGGTGCGCGATACGACGGGGCGTTTCGCTGCCCGTTGGCAAATATTCAATCGCTGGGGCCAGGAAGTATCACACGGTTCATTTCCCGGTTCCGGCTGGACCGGAACGGATGAACGCAGACAACCCTGTCCCGACGGAGTTTATTTCTACATACTGGCCATCGAAAACTCCTCGATCCATCAGGAAGAACGTGGCTGGGTGAAACTGATCCGGTGA
- a CDS encoding T9SS type A sorting domain-containing protein, whose protein sequence is MKKIYAIFLWFSTSLVFSEAQTPTFQIPFNNSGGTLSNELFCVESDQSGNIYFCGKHTDVITFGGTTLSVGSGGAWFGKLSPGGNLEWLRQGGTPGTTDIAYGIAADPRNNGRCYVAGSLNTSSASTFGNQTLPASYLGFVACYDATGSALWLAGTSSAVYSIACDANGYLFINTGDAAIHKLDAGNGNDLGTITLSGNLMNPQWHNIVIHGNDVIAQGGNKILKFDNNLNQLWSTPVNASLAETFRLNLDANGDVYGTFYALFGSVTVGSVTKSNFPNGYVYRLDGATGNVLSCDSILINGAASKIKEYIPAAGSPQFYISGDGAFNTPTVLKDGPSLSDTWTKVFPSNAPVNDLEVISNNCMVAVGKHSGTSVFDSYTLNLPAGSAGIDNSYLIGLCSGTVDIPEQSDASTRAYPNPAADYIVVPGNETETITLSNVLGEHFIVPATGSNRFDLRGLPAGVYVMPRGMRFVKQ, encoded by the coding sequence ATGAAAAAAATCTACGCCATCTTCCTTTGGTTCTCGACATCCCTGGTATTTAGCGAGGCTCAAACCCCGACGTTTCAGATCCCGTTCAACAATTCCGGCGGCACTTTGTCCAATGAGTTATTCTGTGTGGAATCTGACCAATCCGGCAACATCTATTTCTGTGGTAAGCATACCGATGTGATCACCTTCGGTGGCACCACCTTGAGCGTAGGCAGTGGCGGAGCCTGGTTCGGAAAACTGAGCCCTGGCGGCAACCTCGAATGGTTGCGGCAGGGTGGCACACCCGGCACCACCGACATTGCTTATGGCATTGCCGCGGACCCGCGCAACAACGGGCGTTGCTACGTGGCCGGTTCGCTGAACACCAGCTCCGCTTCCACCTTCGGAAATCAGACCCTGCCGGCCAGTTACCTGGGATTCGTTGCCTGCTACGATGCTACAGGTAGCGCCTTGTGGCTGGCAGGAACCAGTTCGGCGGTCTATTCCATCGCCTGCGACGCGAACGGGTACCTGTTCATCAATACCGGTGACGCGGCCATCCACAAGCTGGACGCGGGGAACGGAAACGATCTGGGCACCATCACCCTGAGCGGTAACCTCATGAACCCCCAATGGCACAACATTGTGATACACGGTAACGATGTGATCGCGCAGGGAGGGAATAAGATCCTCAAATTCGACAACAACCTGAATCAACTCTGGAGTACGCCGGTGAATGCATCCCTGGCCGAGACGTTCCGTCTCAACCTGGATGCGAACGGCGATGTCTATGGCACCTTCTACGCACTCTTTGGTAGTGTGACCGTTGGTAGCGTGACGAAAAGCAATTTTCCGAACGGCTATGTTTATCGCCTCGACGGAGCAACCGGAAACGTGCTGTCCTGCGATTCGATCCTGATCAACGGGGCCGCCTCGAAGATAAAAGAGTATATCCCGGCTGCCGGCAGTCCGCAGTTTTACATCAGTGGCGACGGCGCTTTCAACACCCCTACGGTACTGAAGGATGGGCCTTCGCTTTCTGACACCTGGACCAAAGTGTTCCCTTCCAACGCGCCGGTGAATGATCTGGAAGTCATTTCGAATAATTGCATGGTGGCGGTCGGCAAACATTCGGGCACTTCGGTGTTCGACAGTTACACACTTAACCTCCCCGCGGGATCTGCCGGCATCGATAACAGCTACCTGATCGGGCTTTGTTCCGGAACCGTCGACATCCCTGAACAATCCGACGCAAGTACCAGGGCCTATCCAAATCCTGCTGCCGATTACATCGTTGTGCCGGGAAATGAAACGGAGACAATTACGCTATCGAATGTCCTGGGCGAACACTTCATCGTGCCGGCGACCGGCAGCAATCGCTTCGATCTGCGCGGGCTGCCGGCAGGAGTTTATGTCATGCCCCGTGGAATGCGCTTCGTAAAACAATAA
- a CDS encoding MFS transporter: protein MPLHLYRHAFSNLNRNIWILSLAMFINRSGSMVLLFTTLYMTRDLHFSIAEAGFVMSFYGMGSVLGSYLGGWLTDRKNHFDIMVSALISSGLILLSLLVITTPAGMAAVIFIYALAADSFRPANAAAIAEYSTPENRTRSVGLMRLAVNLGFAVGPAVGGFVALYLGYRWLFVIDACTGFLAALMLFLYLPRPATIPGRHKNEVLADSSTSAYRDLRYLFFIALVAVYGTIFFQIFASIPQYFKTVSGYDEDRIGLLMALNGILVVIIEMPLIAKLEKSKKIFRFIVIGVFCLPAAFALLYFGEHRLSFAILYTFVITLSEIFAMPFMMNYALSRPKKERQGQYSALYSIAYGIATIAAPSLGLGIADRYGFDRLFVILIVSSLFLSLGFLWMAGKEKTEHTESAG, encoded by the coding sequence ATGCCCCTCCATCTTTACCGTCACGCTTTTTCGAATCTGAACCGCAACATCTGGATCCTCTCGCTGGCGATGTTCATCAACCGCAGCGGGTCGATGGTGTTGTTGTTTACCACGCTCTACATGACGCGCGACCTGCACTTCTCGATCGCGGAGGCAGGATTTGTCATGAGCTTCTACGGGATGGGCAGCGTACTGGGCAGTTATCTGGGTGGCTGGCTGACCGATCGCAAGAATCACTTCGACATCATGGTGTCGGCCCTGATCTCGAGCGGACTTATCCTGCTCTCCTTACTGGTCATCACCACGCCGGCGGGAATGGCGGCGGTGATCTTCATCTATGCGCTGGCGGCCGACAGTTTCCGACCGGCCAACGCCGCTGCCATCGCCGAATACAGCACGCCTGAAAACCGCACCCGGTCGGTCGGGCTGATGCGACTGGCGGTCAACCTCGGCTTTGCCGTCGGCCCGGCTGTTGGCGGATTCGTCGCGCTCTACCTCGGCTATCGCTGGCTGTTCGTCATCGATGCCTGCACCGGTTTTTTGGCCGCGCTCATGTTGTTCCTCTACCTTCCCCGGCCTGCAACGATACCCGGACGTCACAAGAATGAAGTACTGGCCGACAGCAGCACTTCTGCCTACCGCGATCTGCGTTATTTGTTCTTCATCGCGCTGGTGGCCGTGTATGGGACCATCTTCTTCCAGATCTTCGCCAGCATTCCGCAATACTTCAAAACCGTCAGCGGGTATGATGAAGACCGCATCGGACTGCTCATGGCATTGAACGGGATACTGGTCGTGATCATCGAGATGCCGTTGATCGCCAAGCTGGAAAAGTCGAAGAAGATCTTCCGGTTCATCGTCATCGGCGTCTTTTGTTTACCTGCCGCGTTCGCTTTGCTTTATTTCGGTGAACACCGACTCTCCTTCGCTATCCTGTATACGTTCGTGATCACCCTGTCGGAGATCTTCGCGATGCCGTTCATGATGAACTATGCGCTTTCCCGGCCGAAAAAAGAACGGCAGGGACAATACTCCGCGCTCTATTCGATCGCCTACGGGATCGCGACCATCGCGGCGCCATCATTGGGGCTTGGGATTGCGGACCGATACGGTTTCGATCGCTTGTTCGTCATCCTGATCGTTTCATCCCTTTTTCTGTCGCTGGGTTTTTTGTGGATGGCGGGGAAGGAGAAGACGGAACATACTGAATCCGCCGGCTGA